Part of the Pomacea canaliculata isolate SZHN2017 linkage group LG11, ASM307304v1, whole genome shotgun sequence genome is shown below.
TTATTCATTCGTGTAATTCACGGTTGATTATTGTTTCAGAACatttaagaaagaaacatgGACCCGACCTGAAGATTCAAGTAGTTTACCAAGACCAACCCCATAATGACTACAATAgtcttttcaaaacagtttatggtAATCTTTTTGTATACATCTCTCACGTAATGTTAATACAATATAAAGAATTCTCAGTAAGGACAGAATAACctatttttaaactcttttctGTCATTTAGACAAAGCATCATACATGTCCAAGTTCACCAACGTGTTCCCTTTGGTTTGTGGCACTAATTTCTACAAGCAGTGTGTTCCTGATGACACATGTGACATTATTGTTTCTACTTTCGCCACACACTACCTTAGTGAAGACAGGTGAGCTAAACAAACTGATGctcattacaaaacaaaataaaagcagttcATTTCAAAGTATAACCATGTTAGTTTgagtaaaaataattgtcattcCCCCAATTACCTAGCATTTATTTAGCtttaaagtcattttatttcataaatatttactatttagaaatgtattttttaattcatcataTTAAAACATCTTGAACCATTTCtacataataatataaatactaTAACTGTGGTTCAGTCATGTGAGATGTTCCAATACAATGTTCCCCTGGCGGTCAACATCAGAAGAAGAGGTGCAAGCTCATCACGAGGCTGCAGCACGTGACTGGCAGACGTTCCTCCTCCTCAGAGCAGCAGAACTCAAACAGGGTGGGTGTCGGGATGTGTGACAGGTGTCTCCTTTAGTGATGAGATATAGAGAGGGGTGGTGATAAAAATATGATATCCAATTGAAATTATAAATGATAATGATACCAATGTGATTAGAACCTCAGGCTAATTTGTTCTCAGCTGTGATAACGACGCTGTCAGATGGGCCATGCCACCCATAACTCTGGGTTaatgtcatgatgatgataatgacgattaTAAaagttgtgatgatgatgatgctgtaATGGTTTCAACAATCACTCCTTGACATGAAAAGTTACAGTTAGGGTCGACATAATAATTAATGTATGCTGTGTAGTGGTCGTGTCCATGTGAAAGCTTTATGAAATGAAGATAccacaataataattaaatcagtaactaaaaaaatagaacatcaTTAAGATACTAAAACAGATAATTAAAATAGctaaaaccttttttaattgaaaagtCCTTTTCGTGTTCTGCAGGTGGTCTTCTCTTTGTGTTAATGCCGGCTAAAAGCACAGCCAATGTCTCTTGTACACGAAAGGAAACTGCGAAGGACATTTGGACTAATTTTGATTTGCTGTGGAACGAATTCTACGCAAAGGGCTTAATAACAAGAGTAAGTAAAACATAAAccactaaaacatttcttctattgagctttaatttaatttaatttaaggTTTGACAATGATAAACATCCtaagaagtatatatatatataattacaaacCACATTTTTTGACGAGGAATCAAACGATGCTGACAGTTGGAAACACTCTTTAGAGTGCCAGCCATTTCTGAGATTGAGTGAAaacataactatatatatatatcgttacAGGAGGAGTTCCAGTCATGCACTATTGCGATGGCACTTCGGACTTTACAGGAAATAAAAGCTCCTTTCGAGAATGCCATTCTCCCAGTTCCACAAGCTGGTCTGAATTTGTTGAAGGAACCTGAAGAGTTGATCACCTCTTGTTATGCCAAAACAATGTGGCGACAAAACCTGAAGACACGTGAGTATACAATATTTGTACATTATCTACTTTTCTTACTTTACACCTGTAGTGGAGCAGTCTGTGAGAGActgacataatatatatatatcagactATAATTTATGAGAAAGGGAGGTTCTACTACCACAGACTGCTAAACGGTGTTGAAAAGATTGTTCATATGATCGGAGCTAACAAAGTGCTCACAAATCATATGAAGAGACTCATCTCTGACGAGAACGATAATCCCTTCAATGTTACAAGATTTTTCTTTAGGTTTGCCACATGCtgtgttattaatattttaagaacatttatatttaacatttttagctATGTCCGTTTATAAAACTTCGCGGTCTTTGTATTTCAAAACATAGGCAAAACTTGTACCAttaagtatttatattttaatgatgataaaagtTCAGTTGTAGattaattaatgtttgtgttttaatagagtaacatttttttatagatGGCGTTGACGACAAAAATCTGTTTGCTCGCCTCCTCGCAAAGGGGTTTAGTGTTGTGATAAATGGAACCTTACGGAACACCTTCAGGAACACACGGAGTGCTGAGGAACAGTCGGAGATATTAAAAGACTACTATGAATGTTTCACTCAAAAACTGGCATTGGCGAACCCAGAGACTTTCCAGAGTGAACTTTTTGTCAGCAGACTTGTTGCGCAGAAgttaaaatagtttctttgcttTACTCGTGTATAGCAGACCAACCGAGTCCCCGATGTCTGCTATATACTTCTTTTGTAATAAATCAAATGTGTCAGTGTCCTTTGTGGAATTTTtgcattgttctttcttctttgtgtaGTGATctttttgctgatgttttgcatttttttattttagctttcctttatttatgtttctgtaCATGGATAACGCGgtattgacattttattgtcacTCGAGAAACAAACGAATTCaaacttcttgttgttgttgttgttgttgttgttgttgttgttgttgttgttgttgttgttgtttactgtcgTCAGGTGCAGCCTGGCCAcagtgttttgaagaaaaaaagaaataaaggtatATTTCTTTGCTGTCAAAACCAACCTTCGTGATCTTTTATTCCTGAGTGAGTCAGGAGTGCATGCTAACACCCTCTTACACAATTTTTACACGCCAAGGACCTTTTAACATTCTCACTAGTCGACATTTCTTCAGGCCTATTAAGCACCAACACGACATTCACCTTTACAGGTCACGTGTTTTCTTAACGGTCGTGCCTACCTAGAAGTTGCGGATGAGTCCTGACTGTAGCGACTAGACCCTGGGTAGACTGACCTTGTGGTGTGAATGAACCTCATAAATACGAGGCCATGGAGGGTATATCCAATGGTGCATTTGCACTGAACCACTCAGGTATTTTTAACACGATCTGTCAACAGAAagttcatctctttcttcttttcttttgatattttttcctctATTTACTTTCCTTTGTTTCTGCCATAAGCATTTTCATTCGCCATTTGGGTGTAAAGTGAACgaaaaacagataaaagttgGGAGATGGCGAGCGATTTTCTTGTGAATGTGGGTGCGAGTGTGAAGAGTTGGCCCATGTCAATACACCCCATGTCGACTGAAAAGTTACCGCGACCTTTCTCAACCATCCGTGACACATTGTAAGCACATATAGCATATTCGAACCCCAACTGTTCAATGCAGAAGAGAGACGAAGACTGCGCTCGGAATCCTCCGGAAAATACCGGACAGGGCCGAAGATCATTCCTTCTAAAGTTTTCTTGCACGAGGCAGTTACGGTCTGGTCTTCACACCCAGAGCACTCCACCCTGCGTTCAGACTGCGAATGACAGTGGGTGCGACAAGTGCGATATTCTATACCCGATCTACGGTGAGTGGTCTATGAAAACAGTTCTTAAATTTCTCCTTTCGTAGAAGAATAGATGCTTCGTTAACGACCGATCAGTCGATGAAATTTTGCATCCGGTTGTCAATATTGATGAGTTTACAGTTTAGTCTTGAGTTTGCAGCAGCATAtacaaagatttgttttgaCCAACCAGGTGACTGGCTTTATTCGTTTCCCCATGTACCTTGTCACACTCGTTATTATATCGTTTTTCAAGGACTTGCTCATAGTGCACAAAGGTCAGCTCTTTGCTTTACATTGGCAGTGAACTGAGTGGTTTTCTTTGTCAAGTTAAATCATTCCCCTTCGTAACCATTTCATTAACTTATAAACCAGGTGTCCCATGGTTTGTGGCAGGAGAGCCTGAGGGAGTAGAGCAAAGAATACCAGGTGTACAGGGCACAAACACCTGTAATTATCAGCTGTGATCAACCTCTTTTCCGCTCGTCTCGTAATAATGCCACTCCCTACCTTGTAAACCCCTCTCCCATATATACTCACGTCCTTATTCCTCTActccacaaaagaaacatgttttaaaagcaaaagtaaCATCAAAAATAGTAATAAGGGCGAATAAGCACAGCTTGTATACTTGTAGAACACATTATGTAAACACGATCTCAGACgcaatttttttactttagcaGCTTTTGCTTTCCTGTTGCAGACAGCAGACGAGTTTCACAAGCTCCTTGAACATTCCCTGTGAGTGGAGAGGTTCAGTGCAGTATGTGGCTCTCTTCACACCTGAACGGCGCTGGTAAGATGCTGAAGACTGTGCTCCCCCGTCTTGTGACCACGACTGCCGCTTGTCGCCCGCCATGTCTacatctgacgtcactgtcatcTCTACCGTCAAGGAAGAGGTCGTCAGATGGCGCTGCTACGTCAACGATGAGAAGAGAGATGTCTGGAGATGTAGCAGGTGCCGAGACACCTTCCTTTCAATACTTCTGGCAGCCTGGTTCTGGCTTCTATGGCGAAAATCTCGGAAGAATGACACAACCTGCGGCTGACATTTGTGAAGAAATCATTCTATCTCATATTGGTACGTGAGTTTAACAAACAtcgaatgatgatgattgatgattgatgatgatgcccacttttctattattatgtatgatatatattttttatcttctaGACGCCGTGCCGGTGCCTTCACCAAAAGGCGTGTTCACCATTGGTGACTATGGAACGTGTGATGGGTCAGTGTCTCTACGACTGATCCATAATATCATCGGTAAGTAAAGAAGCAGCGCAAAGGGGAACGAGAGCAGTAACTGTCATCATTAATCTATGATATTATATTTATGCAAATTATGTCCTTTCCTTCGATGTCTAGAAAGACtattatatttgtaaaacaaacagaaagagaataATAATTAAGCATGACTAGTGACAAAGAACTAATAAATACTTGTCTTTGTagtattattaaataaacagaCTAATACGACGATTATTTATTGCTTCAGACCACTTGCGAAACAAACATGGACCCGATCTGAAGATTCAGGTGTTGTACGAAGATCACGCATCCAACGACTTCAACAGTCTCTTCAAAACTATTTACGGTAATTGTATTTATAGGGGGAGCGCTGAGTCTCTCGTCACTTCTCGTCACGTCTACAAATTTAACAGATGACTTCCCTTTTATCTAACATTCTCAATTTTTCTAGCAATTTAACGGACGATATTTTGTCTCTCTGGAAGGTCAAACCTCGTACATGACCAAGTTCACCAACGTGTTCCCTCTGGTATGTGGCACTAATTTCTACAAGCAGTGTGTACCTGACAACACCTGCGACATCATCATGTCCTCATTCGCCGCGATGTATTTGAATAAGGAAAGGTGGGTCGGACAATGAAGCCTAAAGACAAAAAGCCCAAAACAACTgatgttcaaaatataaaaccatGTTCGATCAAATACTATATTGTatttccactctctctctctctctctctctctctctctctctctctctctctctctctgtaaattagttataatcattattttgtatCGATGTTTACATGGATACCTAGTGTTCTTTATGTAATCGTCATCTTTATTTAATAACCGTTGACTATTTAAGAAATGTTCACTGAAAGGTGTGTCgcattatttctctttgttctgtTAAAGGTTCTCACACAAGCAGTAGATTAAGAAACGTTGTTGAAGACTAATGTATACTTGATAATGTGAATGAAATCACTGTTTAGTCAAGTGAGATGCTCCAATACAATTTTGCCCTGGCGGTCGACATCAGAAGAGGAGCTGAAAAGTATCCGCGAGGTGGCAGCACGTGACTGGCAGACGTTCCTCCTCCTGAGAGCAGCTGAACTCAAACCAGGTGAGTAGGTGGAAGTTAGACATTTGTCTGTAATCCTTCTGAAAGtgagtgaagaaaagaaatacgaagatgatggtgatgaatgatgaggatgatgatgattattattattcacttgtTATGATGACGCTTTTGAGGGAGTGATTATAATATCAAACAATGACAGGAAGagtaacttttaaaatgtgtgtactAAACTGTGTGGACGTTAATAACAGTAACTGTGTCCAGACGATTGTAATGACATTGTGACTGAAGCCAAAACTATAATGTTGATATAGGTGATAAGGATGGCGATTATGAAACATGTATTACATCATCGATTCAATCTAACAAACTCCACAATAATTCAAAGCAGCTatgtaaaaatgcattttttcccCAGGTGGACTTCTTTTTGATGCTCAGACTGCTAAACTCCTGGGAAGCAACCCTCCACAGACGCGGTCTTTGACCTACCCTCTCTCTGAAAGCGACACTGGAACAAGACAAGATAGCTCTCAAGATATTTGGACTTCTTTTGATTTGAGTTGGGAGGAATTATACGCAGAAGGAATAATTACAAAAGTgaataaaacatacaataatAAACTGATTCTTAATTTTACACTTTTGCCGTGTAACGGTAACTATAACTATTCGATAAACACAATTTGCTTACCTTGAACCAATCTGTTCGTGGTTTTAGTCCAGTCAACCGTGTCTGAAACAGCTTTCATTAAGCGATGTTCCAAACCAAATCATTGTATCTAAGGACAATTAAGACAAAAAATTGCAGATTTTCAGTTCTCGATGGAGTTTTCTATTTGTCCAGTCAGTTCAGACTAGGCCTCTTCTGAAGGCACTGTGTCCCCAAAACCTCGATGTAGAAACTAGATTGGTCAAAGGTCATTTATCAAGAGATACTATTATATACCTATTAATGATTGTATTAAATTGAAAGATTATCTTGTTATGGAAGAGGCCTCGCTTAAGCAGTACTAAAAAATATCTCAATCTCTCGATGTCTAGTTGTATAAAGAATCAGAAATATTTAGAACTGTGAAGGAAGAAATCAAGATTGACATTCACctttacaatttatttcttaGGAGGAGTTCCAGTCGTGCACTCTTCCACTGATGTTTCGGACTTTACAGGAAGTAAAAGTTCCTTTCGAGAATGCCGCCATGTCCCCCGTCCGACAGGCTGGTCTCAACTTGATAAAGGACCCACAAGAGTTTGTCACTTATTGTCCTGTCAAAACACTGTGGCGACAAAAGCTACAGACTGGTCAGTGTAAACTAAATTTCATgttatccttttttttatttttattttttatttgttttgccttGTCTCTGGAAAGATTACTGAGTGaaattttctattaattttggatttaaataaaatagaggtaagcattttatttataataaaattaaattaaagaccAGCAATACTGTAAGGACTGAAACTAAGGTCAAATCATCTTTTGACGAGAACAAACATTTGTGTTGTATTGTCTGTAAATGTTTACTCATTTGTTGAGGGGTGCATATATTTTTGCAGATGGCGTTGACGACAGAATGATGTTTGCTCAACTTCTCGCAAAGGCATTTGGTGTTGTGTTAGATGGGACTTTGAGGAACACTTTGAGAAACACACGACCTGCTGAGGAACACTTACCCATAATCCAACGCCTCCAGCAGAAGTTCATTCAAAGAGTCGCTGCCTTGAACCCAGAGACTTTCAAAAGTGAAATTGCTGTGAGAATCCTTGCTGCACAGAAGTCAAAATGACTGGCAATAAAATAGCTTTCAATAAAATACCCTTAAAACTTCCTTCTAACTGTTGTGTCCAGACATTAGCAGTTTTATTCAGATGAACAAGTGTAATTGCAACATGttatcaacacttttttttagtaatataACAgtgcattgtttaaaaaattgtaaacttaGTGGCTttgagaaaagtttttaaattacGAAGAAGGTTTCCGCAGGAcagatacagaaaaatacatcGTAGTtaggatttttattattattatttttttacgttattttgttttgtttagtaaacagtGGCAGACTCttacaggcaaatcattttgtttatttgtgtgaaagaacaCATAATTGTCTGACCCCGCAAGTGTGTTCGAAAGGGAGTGAGCGAGAGACACTAcacggtgtcgtgacacaaacCAACCGTAAGGTGATCGACAAGAGAAGGAAACTGAAAAGCtaataaaaacactttcaatttttaaaaactggtaaagaagaagacaagcaaATTATCTAACAACAAGGAGCTACAAGAGCTTCCTCT
Proteins encoded:
- the LOC112574929 gene encoding uncharacterized protein LOC112574929, whose product is MSKFTNVFPLVCGTNFYKQCVPDDTCDIIVSTFATHYLSEDSHVRCSNTMFPWRSTSEEEVQAHHEAAARDWQTFLLLRAAELKQGGLLFVLMPAKSTANVSCTRKETAKDIWTNFDLLWNEFYAKGLITREEFQSCTIAMALRTLQEIKAPFENAILPVPQAGLNLLKEPEELITSCYAKTMWRQNLKTHGVDDKNLFARLLAKGFSVVINGTLRNTFRNTRSAEEQSEILKDYYECFTQKLALANPETFQSELFVSRLVAQKLK
- the LOC112574919 gene encoding probable S-adenosylmethionine-dependent methyltransferase At5g38780, which produces MWLSSHLNGAGKMLKTVLPRLVTTTAACRPPCLHLTSLSSLPSRKRSSDGAATSTMRREMSGDVAGAETPSFQYFWQPGSGFYGENLGRMTQPAADICEEIILSHIDAVPVPSPKGVFTIGDYGTCDGSVSLRLIHNIIDHLRNKHGPDLKIQVLYEDHASNDFNSLFKTIYGQTSYMTKFTNVFPLVCGTNFYKQCVPDNTCDIIMSSFAAMYLNKESQVRCSNTILPWRSTSEEELKSIREVAARDWQTFLLLRAAELKPGGLLFDAQTAKLLGSNPPQTRSLTYPLSESDTGTRQDSSQDIWTSFDLSWEELYAEGIITKEEFQSCTLPLMFRTLQEVKVPFENAAMSPVRQAGLNLIKDPQEFVTYCPVKTLWRQKLQTDGVDDRMMFAQLLAKAFGVVLDGTLRNTLRNTRPAEEHLPIIQRLQQKFIQRVAALNPETFKSEIAVRILAAQKSK